From Pirellulales bacterium, a single genomic window includes:
- a CDS encoding ATP-binding cassette domain-containing protein: MTEPLLTVNDLRVHFPIRRGVLQTTAGHVRAVDGVTFAIKPGETLGLVGESGCGKTTTGRAILRLIPPTGGQVVFQGRDLTNLPEGELRALRSEMQIVFQDPYSSLNPRHTVRGIVEEGLILHENHPPEKRLEIVKQTLSRVGLDPEYLTRYPHEFSGGQRQRISLARALAVKPKFLVLDEPISALDVSIQAQVVNLLVELKQQLGLTYLFISHDLSMVEYISDRVAVMYLGQIVELAPSAELYRAALHPYTHALLSAIPRVRAEPGQERIPLTGDVPSPANPPRGCRFHPRCPLANERCQTEEPYLLNLGDHQYRCHRVEELARELPNKNDPAAAAQISREIAGRMATVPAV, encoded by the coding sequence ATGACCGAACCCCTCCTAACCGTCAACGACCTGCGGGTGCACTTTCCCATTCGCCGGGGAGTGCTGCAAACCACCGCCGGCCATGTGCGGGCGGTCGACGGCGTCACTTTTGCCATCAAACCGGGGGAAACGCTGGGCCTGGTGGGGGAAAGCGGCTGCGGCAAAACCACCACCGGCCGGGCGATTCTGCGGCTCATCCCCCCCACGGGGGGGCAGGTGGTCTTTCAGGGGCGGGACCTGACCAACCTGCCCGAGGGAGAACTCCGCGCCCTGCGCAGCGAAATGCAAATCGTCTTTCAAGATCCCTACAGCTCGCTCAATCCGCGGCATACGGTCCGCGGCATTGTCGAGGAAGGACTGATCCTGCACGAGAACCACCCGCCGGAAAAGCGGCTGGAGATTGTCAAACAGACATTGTCGCGCGTGGGCCTGGACCCCGAATACTTAACCCGCTATCCGCACGAGTTTTCCGGAGGACAGCGGCAACGGATCAGCCTGGCGCGGGCATTGGCGGTCAAGCCAAAATTTTTGGTCCTGGACGAGCCCATCTCCGCCCTGGATGTTTCCATTCAAGCGCAGGTGGTGAATCTGCTGGTGGAACTCAAACAACAGTTGGGCCTGACCTATTTGTTCATCTCCCACGATTTAAGTATGGTTGAGTACATTAGCGACCGGGTGGCGGTGATGTATTTGGGCCAGATCGTGGAACTGGCCCCCAGCGCCGAACTGTACCGCGCGGCGCTGCATCCCTACACGCACGCGCTGCTGTCGGCCATTCCGCGGGTGCGAGCGGAACCCGGACAAGAACGAATTCCCTTGACTGGCGATGTTCCCAGTCCGGCCAATCCTCCGCGCGGCTGTAGGTTTCATCCCCGCTGCCCGTTGGCCAATGAACGCTGCCAAACCGAAGAACCGTACTTACTCAACCTGGGAGACCACCAATACCGCTGCCATCGAGTGGAGGAATTGGCGCGCGAACTGCCGAATAAAAATGATCCCGCCGCGGCAGCGCAAATTAGCCGGGAAATCGCCGGACGGATGGCCACGGTGCCAGCGGTCTAA
- a CDS encoding PQQ-dependent sugar dehydrogenase, with protein sequence MWQNFFSAKFFGIRPRSSNRSTRPSRRRFTGIEPLETRIALAVLPAGFQETRIAGGLNPTSADFAPDGRLFLAEKGGRVRIIQNDVLLSENFYTVPVDTYRERGLDSIVLDPNFAQNGYVYIYYTPEVPGNPNVADNGTQAQLVRITADPNNPNRALAGSEVVIFGGIPSPSGIHIGGGMFFGNDGYLYIGVGDGLQSEIAQDQNSLRGKVLRLDVSTLPYQIPPDNPYVGQPNKRPEIYSSGVRNPFTLANDPVTGLKFVNDVGGGRFEEVNQIQPGANFGWPVVEGPSTNPLYVNPTYAYPHGDGGAAVTGGAFYNGTQFPASYRGTYFFPDFVQNVIRNLDPDTGNVTIFATDARALVDVDISANGSMYVLTKESNNQGVLKYTYTLGNRTPTAAFTANPTSGGVPLTVQFNGSGSSDPDGDALTYTWNFGDGTTGTGVTTSHTYNTLGTYNVTLTVNDRPGGTGLSNTSAPQAISVGNNMPVVSINTPAPTFRYTAGSTVSFSGSAVDAEDGVMPASSFTWSFLFGHNTHFHDFIPPIEGVSSASFEIPTIGEQDPDQYYRIILTVTDSSGLTGFKILDIRPATADLTLAAQPSGLTLSLDGETRTTPGTFTSVVGAERTVAAPATQVLGGNTYEFVQWSDGVTALSRTLNIAAAGNSLTAQYRSLGTVQATITSNRPSTWGTGATKNYNITLTNTGTINWTNSGPDRVQVAVGFGGFDDNPSTWTGTPQLFDVPATAVGQTVVVNVNVVAPNVPNGYILRHRLVRASGEYLSSMERRNATVTIPTLAATYAGTVPTVWSNLQSPSYNVTVTNTGTETWLATGTNRVRLGVYFGGYSDAPNAWNTEPQRVVLPNNVAPGQSVTLTVRPNVPTSGGISPATGSPGGENFILRARLVKEGVGWFDYLQKTDVVVQTFIAAHSSSAPTSVPLGQSVTYPVTITNTGKSLWNATGANPVKLGVYLGGIDDNPDLAIGGVQRITLPADVPAGQSITINVTLPATTMANGYVLRHRMVREGISWFKEMERLNFSVTTVGTSSASYTNTATGVWGTGSTRSYTVTVTNTGTTSWSAGGANPTRLGAYFGGLNEDPAAAIGDVQYFSLPNNVAPGQSATITVNMVGPSIANGYILRHRMITGASMWFDQIQALNATVNVPTLAATYAGSVPATWTNLQGQSYSVTLTNTGTQTWNATGNNPVRLGVYFAGESDAPNSWPIEPKRISLPNDVAPGQSVTVTVQPNVPGTVGNYPFLRTRLVKEGVSWFDYLQKTPVTVQINTAAYGGTTPTTWAPNQARTYAVSLTNTGNTTWNATGTNPYRLGVYFGGASDAVGAWTAEPVRITLPRDVLPGETISVNVTHAAPATPGSYTIRQRMVRDGIGWFGQMQRTNVTVQ encoded by the coding sequence ATGTGGCAGAATTTCTTTTCGGCTAAGTTTTTTGGTATCCGCCCTCGTTCTTCCAATCGCTCCACTCGTCCCTCCCGCCGCCGCTTCACCGGCATTGAGCCTTTGGAAACTCGGATCGCCCTGGCGGTTCTGCCCGCTGGTTTTCAAGAAACACGCATCGCCGGCGGACTCAACCCCACCAGCGCCGACTTTGCCCCCGATGGGCGGTTATTCTTGGCCGAAAAAGGGGGACGGGTCCGCATCATCCAAAATGATGTGCTCCTTTCCGAAAACTTTTACACCGTCCCCGTCGATACGTACCGCGAACGGGGATTGGATTCTATTGTCCTGGATCCTAACTTTGCCCAAAACGGCTACGTTTATATCTATTACACTCCCGAAGTGCCGGGAAATCCTAACGTGGCGGATAATGGCACCCAGGCGCAATTAGTCCGCATTACCGCCGACCCCAACAATCCCAATCGCGCGTTGGCCGGAAGCGAAGTGGTGATATTTGGGGGAATCCCCTCTCCATCGGGGATTCACATTGGCGGGGGGATGTTTTTTGGCAATGACGGCTATTTGTACATCGGCGTGGGGGATGGTCTGCAATCGGAAATTGCCCAAGATCAAAACTCCCTCCGGGGTAAAGTTTTGCGGCTGGATGTCTCTACTCTGCCCTACCAGATTCCACCTGACAATCCCTACGTGGGCCAGCCCAACAAGCGCCCGGAAATCTACTCCAGCGGCGTGCGGAACCCCTTTACCCTGGCCAATGATCCCGTGACGGGGTTGAAGTTTGTCAATGATGTGGGGGGGGGACGTTTTGAGGAAGTAAATCAAATCCAGCCGGGGGCAAACTTTGGCTGGCCGGTTGTGGAGGGTCCGTCGACCAATCCGTTGTATGTCAATCCGACATACGCGTATCCGCATGGCGATGGTGGTGCGGCGGTCACGGGGGGGGCCTTTTATAACGGGACGCAATTTCCGGCCAGCTATCGGGGGACTTATTTCTTTCCCGATTTTGTGCAAAATGTCATCCGCAACCTGGACCCCGACACGGGCAATGTGACGATCTTTGCTACCGACGCCCGCGCGCTGGTGGATGTCGATATTAGCGCAAATGGCAGCATGTATGTCCTGACGAAGGAATCCAACAATCAGGGCGTGCTAAAGTATACCTATACCCTGGGCAACCGCACGCCCACGGCGGCCTTTACCGCCAATCCCACCAGCGGCGGAGTCCCGTTGACGGTGCAGTTTAACGGCTCGGGGAGTAGCGATCCCGATGGGGACGCGCTGACCTACACCTGGAACTTTGGCGATGGAACCACGGGGACCGGGGTTACCACCAGCCACACATATAACACGCTAGGTACTTATAACGTCACGCTGACGGTTAACGACCGTCCTGGCGGCACGGGCCTGTCCAACACCAGCGCTCCGCAAGCAATCAGCGTGGGAAATAACATGCCGGTGGTTAGCATAAACACCCCCGCGCCGACATTTCGTTATACCGCCGGCTCGACAGTCAGCTTTTCCGGCAGCGCGGTCGACGCCGAAGACGGGGTGATGCCCGCCAGTTCGTTCACTTGGTCATTTTTGTTTGGACATAACACGCATTTCCATGATTTTATTCCGCCAATCGAAGGGGTCTCGAGCGCTTCCTTTGAAATCCCCACCATCGGCGAGCAAGACCCTGATCAATATTACCGGATCATTCTGACGGTGACGGATTCCAGCGGACTGACCGGATTTAAGATTTTGGACATTCGTCCCGCCACGGCCGATCTGACCCTGGCGGCTCAGCCCAGCGGATTGACCTTGTCCCTAGACGGTGAAACCCGGACCACTCCGGGCACCTTTACCAGCGTGGTAGGCGCGGAACGGACGGTTGCCGCCCCCGCCACCCAAGTCCTGGGCGGAAACACTTACGAGTTTGTGCAGTGGTCAGATGGCGTTACGGCACTATCGCGGACATTAAATATCGCGGCGGCCGGCAATAGCCTGACAGCGCAGTATCGTTCTTTAGGGACGGTGCAGGCGACGATTACTAGCAATCGCCCCTCCACCTGGGGCACAGGCGCCACCAAGAATTACAACATTACCCTAACTAACACCGGCACGATCAACTGGACTAACAGCGGTCCCGACCGTGTCCAAGTCGCCGTGGGCTTTGGCGGGTTTGACGACAATCCCTCCACCTGGACCGGCACGCCGCAACTATTTGACGTCCCCGCCACCGCAGTTGGCCAAACAGTCGTGGTCAATGTGAATGTGGTGGCCCCGAACGTGCCAAATGGTTACATCCTGCGGCATCGTTTGGTGCGGGCCAGTGGCGAATACCTTTCTTCGATGGAACGGCGAAACGCCACGGTGACGATTCCCACGCTGGCGGCCACCTACGCCGGTACCGTCCCCACCGTGTGGAGTAATCTGCAATCCCCCAGCTATAACGTTACCGTGACCAACACCGGTACCGAGACGTGGCTAGCCACCGGGACCAATCGCGTCCGGCTGGGCGTCTATTTTGGCGGATATAGCGACGCGCCAAATGCCTGGAATACCGAACCCCAGCGCGTCGTCCTGCCAAATAACGTGGCTCCCGGTCAATCGGTAACATTGACGGTGCGGCCCAATGTTCCCACCAGCGGCGGAATTTCGCCCGCGACGGGGAGCCCCGGGGGAGAAAACTTTATCCTCCGCGCGCGCCTGGTCAAGGAAGGCGTGGGCTGGTTCGACTACCTGCAAAAGACTGATGTCGTGGTGCAAACTTTTATCGCCGCGCACAGTAGTTCCGCGCCGACATCCGTTCCCCTGGGCCAAAGCGTGACGTACCCGGTCACCATTACCAACACCGGCAAGTCACTCTGGAACGCCACCGGGGCAAATCCCGTGAAGTTGGGCGTGTATCTGGGGGGGATCGATGATAATCCCGACCTGGCCATTGGCGGCGTGCAGCGGATCACCCTGCCGGCGGATGTCCCGGCGGGGCAGTCGATCACGATCAATGTCACGTTACCCGCCACCACGATGGCCAATGGCTACGTGCTGCGGCACCGCATGGTGCGCGAGGGGATAAGCTGGTTTAAAGAGATGGAGCGGTTGAATTTTTCAGTCACCACCGTCGGCACCTCGTCCGCTAGCTACACCAACACCGCGACTGGCGTCTGGGGGACCGGCTCTACCCGCAGTTATACCGTGACCGTGACAAATACCGGCACCACGTCCTGGTCCGCGGGCGGGGCCAATCCCACCCGTCTGGGGGCGTACTTTGGAGGGTTGAATGAAGACCCCGCCGCGGCCATTGGTGACGTGCAGTATTTCTCCTTGCCCAATAACGTGGCCCCCGGACAGTCCGCGACCATTACGGTCAATATGGTCGGCCCTTCGATTGCCAATGGTTACATCCTGCGGCATCGGATGATCACCGGCGCAAGCATGTGGTTTGACCAAATCCAGGCGCTCAACGCCACCGTCAATGTCCCCACCCTGGCGGCCACGTATGCCGGTTCCGTGCCAGCAACATGGACCAACCTCCAAGGCCAATCCTACTCCGTGACCCTGACCAACACCGGCACCCAAACCTGGAATGCGACGGGGAATAACCCTGTCCGTTTGGGGGTCTATTTTGCCGGTGAAAGCGACGCTCCAAATAGCTGGCCGATTGAGCCAAAGCGCATTAGCCTGCCAAATGACGTGGCCCCCGGCCAAAGCGTAACCGTCACCGTCCAGCCCAATGTTCCGGGCACGGTTGGCAATTATCCATTCCTGCGGACGCGTCTGGTTAAGGAAGGGGTGAGCTGGTTTGACTACCTGCAAAAGACGCCGGTAACGGTGCAAATCAACACCGCCGCTTATGGCGGTACCACCCCGACCACCTGGGCCCCTAACCAAGCGCGGACGTACGCCGTTTCGCTAACAAATACCGGCAATACGACCTGGAACGCCACCGGGACCAATCCGTATCGTCTGGGGGTCTATTTTGGCGGGGCCAGCGATGCCGTGGGAGCCTGGACGGCGGAACCCGTCCGCATCACGCTACCGCGTGACGTCCTGCCGGGGGAGACAATTAGCGTCAACGTCACGCACGCCGCCCCCGCCACTCCGGGCAGTTATACCATTCGCCAACGGATGGTGCGGGATGGGATTGGCTGGTTTGGTCAAATGCAGCGAACAAACGTGACCGTGCAGTAG